One Blattabacterium cuenoti DNA window includes the following coding sequences:
- a CDS encoding phosphoglycerate kinase — protein MENIIDKIKTVNDFNFKNKVALVRVDFNVPVDRSKSSHKISDDTRIQYSIPTLKKIISDYGKIVLISHFGRPKGSLNRDHNSLKIIIPLLSKQLKIPIKFSDNCIGENVKKNVKMLKNKEILLLENLRFYKEEEEGNEKFALKLANLGDIYVNEAFSVSHRSHASISVIPKFFDQKKCIGLLMKKEIQSLNKVLGKNKKKPISILLGGSKIYSKIKIIESIIHFADNILIGGGMAYPFIKEKGGNVGNSIVIEKDENEKTKRILKNIIEKCRKKNNLFFPKDVVIADSFHNHATKKIVSIYSIPNGWMGLDIASSSIKYFCDIINESNTIFWNGPLGVFEFPNFSLGTKSIAKAIANATERGAFSLVGGGDTISSLKIEKLEKKISYLSTGGGAMLESFKNQILPGIKAMISS, from the coding sequence GATCTAAATCTTCTCATAAAATTTCTGATGATACTAGAATTCAATATAGTATTCCTACTCTAAAAAAAATTATTTCTGATTATGGTAAAATAGTCTTAATTTCTCATTTTGGAAGACCAAAAGGAAGCCTCAATAGGGATCATAATTCTTTAAAAATTATAATTCCATTGTTATCTAAACAATTAAAAATACCTATAAAATTTTCTGACAATTGCATAGGAGAAAATGTAAAAAAAAATGTTAAAATGTTAAAAAACAAAGAAATACTATTGTTAGAAAATCTTCGTTTTTATAAAGAAGAAGAAGAAGGAAATGAAAAATTTGCTTTAAAATTAGCAAATTTAGGAGATATTTATGTTAATGAAGCTTTTAGTGTTTCCCATCGTTCACATGCTTCTATAAGTGTCATTCCAAAATTCTTTGATCAAAAAAAGTGTATTGGACTACTAATGAAAAAAGAAATTCAATCTTTAAACAAAGTATTAGGAAAAAATAAAAAAAAACCCATTTCTATCTTATTAGGAGGATCCAAAATATATTCTAAAATAAAGATCATTGAATCTATCATTCACTTTGCAGATAATATATTAATAGGTGGAGGAATGGCGTATCCTTTTATAAAAGAAAAAGGAGGAAATGTTGGAAATTCCATAGTAATAGAAAAAGATGAAAATGAAAAAACAAAACGAATATTAAAAAATATTATTGAAAAATGTAGAAAAAAAAATAACTTATTTTTTCCAAAAGATGTTGTTATAGCGGATTCATTTCATAATCATGCAACTAAGAAGATTGTTTCTATTTATTCTATTCCAAACGGATGGATGGGGTTAGATATTGCTTCTTCATCTATAAAATATTTTTGCGATATAATAAATGAATCAAACACGATTTTTTGGAATGGCCCCTTAGGAGTTTTTGAATTTCCTAATTTTTCTTTAGGTACTAAATCTATAGCAAAAGCAATAGCCAATGCAACTGAGAGAGGAGCTTTTTCTTTAGTTGGAGGAGGCGATACTATTTCCTCATTAAAAATAGAAAAATTAGAAAAAAAAATTAGTTATCTTTCTACTGGAGGTGGGGCAATGCTAGAAAGTTTTAAGAATCAAATTCTTCCCGGTATAAAAGCTATGATTTCATCATAA
- a CDS encoding superoxide dismutase — protein sequence MSFKLPKLSYSYEDFEPYIDRKTMEIHYTKHHAGYTNNLNKAIEGTDMINLSIIEILRRANIETPAIRNNSGGFYNHNLFWEILIPHSESSSPSIYLNEVFQKYFKSFSSFKEKFSEIALNRFGSGWAWLCVKEKKELTICSTGNQDNPLMLGINCDCDGIPILGLDVWEHAYYLKYKNRRIDYISSFWNIVNWKKVEENYKKEINLIN from the coding sequence ATGTCATTTAAACTTCCAAAACTATCTTATTCTTATGAGGATTTTGAACCTTATATAGATAGAAAAACTATGGAAATTCATTATACTAAACATCATGCTGGATATACTAACAATTTAAATAAAGCTATTGAAGGGACAGACATGATCAACCTGTCCATAATAGAAATTTTAAGAAGAGCAAATATAGAAACTCCTGCAATACGAAATAATAGCGGAGGATTTTATAATCATAATTTATTTTGGGAAATATTAATTCCTCATTCAGAAAGTTCTTCCCCCAGTATCTATTTAAATGAAGTATTTCAAAAATATTTTAAATCTTTTTCTTCTTTCAAAGAAAAATTCTCTGAAATAGCATTAAATAGATTTGGATCTGGATGGGCATGGCTTTGTGTTAAAGAAAAAAAAGAACTCACTATTTGTTCTACAGGAAATCAAGATAATCCATTAATGTTAGGAATCAATTGTGATTGTGATGGTATCCCAATTTTAGGATTAGATGTTTGGGAACACGCTTATTATCTTAAATATAAGAATCGTCGTATAGATTATATTTCTTCTTTTTGGAACATTGTAAACTGGAAAAAAGTAGAAGAAAACTATAAAAAAGAAATTAATTTAATTAATTAA
- the folB gene encoding dihydroneopterin aldolase translates to MGKIILENIKLFGFHGCMPEESYVGSYYTVNVEVELDLYKASVNDDLSKTINYVHLYRIVKEEMATNSKLLEHLAQRIIQRIRKKYSKVDLIKYTKIKICKENPPLQSNVDRVCVLLEDKDLINKN, encoded by the coding sequence ATGGGGAAAATTATTTTAGAAAATATAAAATTATTCGGATTTCATGGATGCATGCCTGAAGAATCATATGTGGGATCTTATTACACAGTAAATGTAGAGGTAGAATTAGATCTTTATAAAGCCTCTGTTAATGATGACTTATCAAAAACCATTAATTATGTCCACTTATATCGCATCGTGAAAGAAGAAATGGCAACTAATTCTAAATTATTAGAACATTTAGCACAAAGAATAATTCAACGAATAAGAAAAAAATATAGTAAAGTAGATTTGATAAAGTATACAAAAATAAAAATATGTAAAGAAAACCCCCCTTTGCAAAGTAATGTAGATAGAGTCTGTGTTTTACTAGAAGATAAAGATCTAATTAATAAAAATTAA
- a CDS encoding uroporphyrinogen-III synthase has product MKINNILISHPLTGSDSPYLKLSKNKNVKIDFRSFIEVKGASSSDIRKQKINFSDFTVVLFTSKNSVDHYFRLAKSMRFKVPISMKYVCQTETIAYYLQKYVVYRKRKIHIGKKSFKDILPYIKKNSKEKFLFPSSNIFNPEISNMLNTLNLFWKRAILYKTSSSDLSDLKHIIYYDILVFFSPACIKSLFENFPNFDQNNIKIATFGKKTLDAASKAGLKIAIKVPTPEFPSMSMALEKYIKEYR; this is encoded by the coding sequence ATGAAGATCAATAATATTCTCATTTCACATCCTCTCACAGGTTCAGATTCTCCGTATTTAAAATTAAGTAAAAATAAAAATGTAAAAATAGATTTTAGATCTTTTATAGAAGTAAAAGGGGCATCATCTAGTGATATTAGAAAACAAAAAATTAATTTTTCTGATTTTACTGTTGTTCTTTTTACAAGCAAGAATTCAGTAGACCACTATTTTAGATTAGCAAAATCTATGCGTTTCAAAGTTCCTATCTCTATGAAATATGTCTGTCAAACAGAAACAATTGCTTACTATTTACAAAAGTATGTAGTCTATAGAAAAAGAAAAATTCACATTGGAAAAAAATCTTTTAAAGATATACTTCCTTACATAAAAAAAAATTCAAAAGAAAAATTTCTTTTTCCGTCTTCAAACATATTCAATCCAGAAATCTCAAACATGTTAAATACATTGAATCTTTTCTGGAAAAGAGCAATCTTATATAAAACTTCTTCCAGTGATTTATCTGATTTAAAACATATTATATATTACGATATATTAGTTTTTTTTAGTCCCGCATGTATCAAATCTTTATTTGAAAATTTCCCAAATTTTGATCAAAATAATATAAAGATCGCAACTTTTGGAAAAAAAACTTTGGACGCTGCTTCCAAAGCAGGATTGAAAATAGCTATAAAAGTACCGACTCCAGAATTTCCTTCTATGTCCATGGCACTAGAAAAATACATAAAAGAATATCGTTAA